Proteins found in one Silene latifolia isolate original U9 population unplaced genomic scaffold, ASM4854445v1 scaffold_20.1, whole genome shotgun sequence genomic segment:
- the LOC141638500 gene encoding LOW QUALITY PROTEIN: deoxyhypusine synthase-like (The sequence of the model RefSeq protein was modified relative to this genomic sequence to represent the inferred CDS: inserted 2 bases in 2 codons; deleted 2 bases in 2 codons) — MVEDSMASTRAVVFKESENLEGKRPKIEGYDFNQGVNYSELLNSFVSTGFQASNLGDAIQLVNQMLEWRLADEEPLNDCTEEEKDPSFRESTRCKLFLGFTSNLISSGVRDTVRYLVQHHMVIDVIVTTIXGIEEDLIKCLAPTFKGEFSLAXAELRSRGLNRIGNLLVPNDNYCKFEDWIIPIFDKMLEEQTSEKILWTPSKLIARLGREINDESSYLYWASMNNIPKICPGLTDGSLGDMLYFQTYRNPGLIIDVVQDIRAMNGEAVHAAPRKTGMIILGGGLPKHHICNANMMRNGADYAVFINTAQEFDGSDSGAQPDEAVSWGKIRASAKSVKVHCDATIAFPLLVAETFASKREREKERH; from the exons ATGGTGGAAGATAGTATGGCATCTACTCGCGCTGTCGTGTTCAAGGAATCCGAGAACTTGGAAGGAAAACGCCCAAAGATTGAAGGCTATGATTTTAATCAAGGTGTCAATTATTCAGAGTTGCTAAACTCGTTTGTTTCTACTGGTTTTCAAGCCTCCAATCTTGGAGATGCCATTCAACTAGTTAATCAAATg CTGGAGTGGAGGCTGGCAGATGAGGAGCCTCTAAATGATTGCACTGAGGAAGAGAAGGATCCTAGCTTCAGAGAATCAACCAGG TGCAAACTGTTCTTGGGCTTTACTTCAAATCTTATTTCCTCTGGTGTTCGTGACACTGTTCGCTATCTGGTTCAACATCATATGGTAA TTGACGTGATAGTAACGACGA GGGGTATAGAAGAAGACCTTATTAAATGTCTAGCACCCACTTTCAAAGGTGAATTTTCCTTAG GAGCCGAATTGCGTTCGAGAGGGTTGAACCGCATTGGTAATTTGTTGGTTCCGAATGACAACTACTGCAAATTTGAAGATTGGATCATTccaatttttgataaaatgttGGAAGAGCAAACTTCAGAG AAAATATTATGGACGCCATCCAAGTTGATTGCTCGTTTAGGAAGAGAAATAAATGACGAGTCTTCATATCTCTACTGGGCATCCATG AACAATATTCCAAAGATCTGT CCGGGTTTAACAGACGGCTCACTCGGAGACATGCTGTATTTTCAAACATATCGCAACCCAGGCTTAATCATCGATGTTGTGCAGG ATATAAGAGCCATGAACGGTGAGGCTGTACACGCGGCTCCTAGGAAAACAGGCATGATAATACTAGGGGGAGGGTTGCCAAAGCATCACATATGCAATGCAAACATGATGAGAAATGGGGCCGATTATGCTGTTTTTATCAACACTGCCCAAGAGTTTGATGGCAGTGATTCCGGTGCTCAGCCTGATGAGGCTGTTTCCTGGGGAAAAATCCGCGCATCTGCTAAGAGTGTTAAG GTGCATTGTGATGCCACTATCGCTTTCCCGCTACTAGTTGCTGAGACCTTTGCCTCTAAGCGAGAGAGGGAGAAAGAAAGACATTGA